In a single window of the Dreissena polymorpha isolate Duluth1 chromosome 3, UMN_Dpol_1.0, whole genome shotgun sequence genome:
- the LOC127873486 gene encoding uncharacterized protein DDB_G0271670-like: SISSSSSSSSSSSSSSSSSSSSSSSSGSSSSSSSSSSSSSSSSSCSSSISSSSSSSSSSSSSSSSSSSSSSSSSRSSSSSSSSSSSSSSSSSSSICISSSSSSSSSSSSSSSSSSSSSSSSSSNLSSSSSSSSSSSSSRSSSSSSSSSSSSSSSSSSSSSSSSSSSSSSSSSSSSSSSSSSSSSSRSSSSSSSSSSSSSSSSS; this comes from the exons agcatcagtagcagcagcagcagtagtagtagtagtagtagtagtagtagtagtagtagtagtagtagtagtagtagtggtagtagtagtagtagtagtagtagcagtagtagtagtagtagtagcagtagttgtagtagtagtataagtagtagtagtagtagtagtagtagtagtagtagtagtagtagtagtagtagtagtagtagtagtagtagtagtagaagtagtagtagtagtagtagtagtagtagtagtagtagtagtagtagtagtagtagta tttgtattagtagtagtagtagtagtagtagtagtagtagtagtagtagtagtagtagtagtagtagtagcagtagtagtagtagtaatttaagtagtagtagtagtagtagtagtagtagtagtagtagtagaagtagtagtagtagcagtagcagtagcagtagcagcagtagtagtagtagtagtagtagcagtagcagtagcagtagcagtagcagcagtagtagtagtagcagtagcagtagcagtagcagcagtagtagtagtagtagaagtagtagtagtagtagtagtagtagtagtagtagtagtagtagtagtagt